In Bacillus cytotoxicus NVH 391-98, the following are encoded in one genomic region:
- the cggR gene encoding gapA transcriptional regulator CggR, with the protein MRSWIQNMKKLLPDLLPVMQTRMQILQHIRLMQPIGRRNLSASLSMTERVLRSEVQVLKEKNLVHVASSGMTLTEEGAAVVLALEDFMKEISGLKVLEKQLKETLDLDEVFVVPGDSDESPWVKLEMGRACVTCIKDRLEANNIVAVAGGTTLAAVADMMQLDCKDLHMLFVPARGGIGEGVELEANTICAKMAQNTMSNYRLLYVPDQVSSEAYASIVTEPSVKEVLELIRSSNIVIHGIGDALTMARRRSTSEADWLKIKDNEAVGEAFGYYFNEQGNVVHKVQTVGMQLKDLQHVSHVVAVAGGSSKAKAIQAVIKQGHTSILITDEGAAKQLTKGTPL; encoded by the coding sequence ATGCGCTCATGGATTCAGAACATGAAAAAATTATTACCCGATTTGCTACCAGTTATGCAAACAAGAATGCAAATTCTTCAGCACATTCGTCTCATGCAGCCGATTGGAAGAAGAAATTTATCTGCAAGTCTTAGCATGACAGAACGAGTATTGCGAAGTGAAGTACAAGTTTTGAAAGAAAAAAACTTAGTTCACGTCGCTTCTTCTGGGATGACTTTAACAGAAGAAGGAGCAGCTGTGGTTCTTGCTTTGGAAGACTTTATGAAAGAAATTTCCGGGTTAAAGGTTTTAGAAAAACAACTTAAGGAAACATTAGACTTGGATGAAGTTTTCGTTGTCCCTGGTGATAGTGATGAATCACCTTGGGTCAAACTGGAGATGGGCCGTGCTTGTGTAACTTGTATAAAAGACCGTCTGGAGGCAAATAATATCGTTGCTGTAGCTGGAGGAACAACGCTAGCTGCCGTTGCGGACATGATGCAACTAGACTGCAAAGATTTACATATGCTGTTTGTCCCAGCGCGTGGCGGAATTGGAGAAGGGGTCGAGTTAGAGGCCAATACCATTTGTGCGAAGATGGCACAAAATACGATGAGCAATTATCGCTTATTGTATGTTCCGGATCAAGTGAGTAGCGAAGCGTATGCATCTATTGTAACGGAACCTTCCGTGAAAGAAGTTCTTGAGTTGATTCGCTCTTCCAATATCGTCATTCATGGAATAGGTGATGCGTTAACAATGGCACGTCGCAGAAGTACTTCAGAAGCAGATTGGTTAAAAATTAAAGACAATGAAGCAGTTGGCGAAGCTTTCGGTTATTACTTCAATGAACAAGGTAATGTCGTTCATAAGGTACAAACAGTCGGCATGCAATTAAAAGATTTACAACATGTATCCCATGTTGTCGCCGTCGCTGGAGGTTCTTCAAAAGCAAAAGCGATACAGGCTGTAATTAAACAAGGGCACACTTCAATTTTGATTACAGATGAAGGTGCAGCAAAACAGTTAACAAAGGGTACCCCCCTTTAA
- a CDS encoding phosphoglycerate kinase: MNKKSIRDVDLKGKRVFCRVDFNVPMKDGKITDETRIRAALPTIQYLVEQGAKVILASHLGRPKGQVVEEMRLTPVAVRLGELLGKDVKKADEAFGPAVQEMVAAMNEGDILVLENVRFYAGEEKNDAELAKEFAALADIFVNDAFGAAHRAHASTAGIADYLPAVAGFLMEKELEVLGKALSNPDRPFTAIIGGAKVKDKIGVIRHLLDKVDNLIIGGGLAYTFVKALGHEIGLSLCEDDKIELAKEFMALAKEKGVNFYMPVDVVITEEFSETATTKIVDIDSIPSNWEGVDIGPKTREIYADVIKNSKLVVWNGPMGVFEMTPFSNGTRAVGQALADAEGTYSVIGGGDSAAAVEKFGMADKMSHISTGGGASLEFMEGKELPGVVCLNDK; this comes from the coding sequence ATGAACAAAAAATCAATTCGTGACGTAGATTTAAAGGGTAAACGTGTATTTTGCCGCGTTGATTTCAACGTACCTATGAAAGATGGCAAAATTACAGACGAGACTCGTATTCGTGCAGCTCTTCCTACTATTCAATATTTAGTAGAACAAGGTGCGAAGGTTATTTTAGCAAGCCACTTAGGCCGTCCAAAAGGTCAAGTAGTAGAAGAAATGCGTTTAACTCCAGTAGCAGTTCGTTTAGGTGAACTTCTTGGTAAAGACGTGAAAAAAGCGGACGAAGCATTCGGACCAGCTGTACAAGAAATGGTTGCAGCAATGAACGAAGGCGACATTTTAGTTCTTGAAAACGTTCGTTTCTATGCGGGCGAAGAAAAGAACGATGCAGAACTTGCGAAAGAATTTGCAGCTCTTGCTGATATCTTCGTAAACGATGCATTCGGTGCAGCTCACCGCGCTCATGCTTCTACAGCAGGGATTGCAGATTACCTACCAGCAGTAGCAGGTTTCTTAATGGAAAAAGAATTAGAAGTACTTGGAAAAGCACTTTCTAATCCAGATCGTCCATTTACAGCAATCATCGGTGGTGCGAAAGTAAAAGATAAAATCGGTGTAATTCGTCATCTATTAGATAAAGTAGATAACTTAATCATCGGTGGAGGTCTTGCTTACACATTCGTAAAAGCATTAGGTCATGAAATTGGTCTATCTCTATGTGAAGATGACAAGATTGAACTAGCAAAAGAGTTTATGGCACTTGCAAAAGAAAAAGGTGTAAACTTCTACATGCCAGTTGATGTTGTAATCACTGAGGAATTCTCTGAAACTGCAACAACTAAAATTGTAGATATCGACTCTATCCCATCAAACTGGGAAGGTGTGGACATCGGACCAAAAACACGTGAAATTTATGCAGATGTAATTAAAAACTCTAAGCTTGTTGTATGGAATGGACCAATGGGTGTATTCGAAATGACTCCATTCTCTAACGGTACAAGAGCAGTAGGACAAGCATTAGCAGATGCAGAAGGTACATACTCTGTTATCGGCGGTGGTGACTCTGCAGCAGCTGTTGAAAAATTCGGCATGGCTGATAAAATGAGCCACATTTCTACTGGCGGCGGTGCGTCATTAGAATTTATGGAAGGTAAAGAACTTCCAGGTGTAGTTTGTCTGAATGACAAATAA
- the gap gene encoding type I glyceraldehyde-3-phosphate dehydrogenase yields MTVKIGINGFGRIGRNVFRAALNNPEVEVVAINDLTDAKTLAHLLKYDSVHGSLNAEVSVNGDSIVVNGKEIKVIAERDPAQLPWSDYGVEIVVESTGRFTKKADAEKHLGGSVKKVIISAPASDEDITIVMGVNHEAYDAANHNVVSNASCTTNCLAPFAKVLNEKFGIKRGMMTTVHAYTNDQQILDLPHKDLRRARAAAMSMIPTTTGAAKAVALVLPELKGKLNGGAVRVPTSNVSLVDLVVELEKEVTVEEVNAAFKAASEGELQGVLGYSEEPLVSIDYNGCTNSSTIDALSTMTMEGNMVKVLSWYDNETGYSNRVVDLAAYMAKKGL; encoded by the coding sequence ATGACAGTTAAAATTGGTATTAATGGATTTGGACGTATCGGACGTAACGTATTCCGTGCAGCTCTTAACAACCCTGAGGTAGAAGTAGTTGCAATTAACGACTTAACAGATGCTAAAACATTAGCTCACCTTTTAAAATATGACTCAGTTCACGGTTCTTTAAATGCAGAAGTATCTGTAAACGGCGACAGCATCGTTGTTAACGGTAAAGAAATTAAAGTTATCGCTGAACGTGACCCAGCTCAATTACCATGGAGCGACTACGGAGTAGAAATCGTAGTAGAATCTACTGGACGTTTCACTAAAAAAGCAGACGCTGAAAAACACTTAGGTGGATCAGTTAAAAAAGTTATCATCTCTGCTCCAGCTTCTGATGAAGACATCACAATCGTTATGGGTGTTAACCACGAAGCATACGATGCAGCTAACCACAACGTAGTATCAAACGCTTCTTGTACTACAAACTGCTTAGCTCCATTCGCGAAAGTTCTTAACGAAAAATTCGGTATCAAACGCGGTATGATGACAACAGTTCATGCTTACACTAACGACCAACAAATCTTAGACTTACCACACAAAGATTTACGTCGTGCACGTGCAGCAGCAATGAGCATGATCCCAACTACAACTGGTGCAGCTAAAGCGGTAGCATTAGTATTACCAGAACTTAAAGGTAAATTAAACGGCGGCGCAGTACGTGTTCCAACTTCAAACGTTTCTCTTGTTGACTTAGTTGTTGAACTTGAAAAAGAAGTAACAGTTGAAGAAGTAAACGCAGCATTCAAAGCAGCTTCTGAAGGTGAACTTCAAGGCGTTCTAGGTTACAGCGAAGAGCCATTAGTATCTATCGACTATAACGGATGCACAAACTCTTCTACAATTGATGCATTATCTACAATGACTATGGAAGGTAACATGGTTAAAGTACTTTCTTGGTACGATAACGAAACTGGTTACTCTAACCGCGTTGTAGACCTAGCTGCTTACATGGCTAAAAAAGGTCTTTAA
- the tpiA gene encoding triose-phosphate isomerase, giving the protein MRKPIIAGNWKMNKTLSEAVSFVEEVKGQIPAASAVDAVVCSPALFLERLVAATQGTDLKVGAQNMHFEKNGAFTGEISPVALSDLKVSYVVLGHSERREMFAETDETVNKKTLAAFEHGLTPIVCCGETLEERESGKTFDLVAGQVTKALAGLTEEQVKATVIAYEPIWAIGTGKSSSAEDANEVCAHIRKVVAEAVSPAAAEAVRIQYGGSVKPGNIKEYMAQPDIDGALVGGASLEPASFLGLLEAVK; this is encoded by the coding sequence ATGCGTAAACCAATTATCGCAGGTAACTGGAAAATGAATAAAACTCTATCTGAAGCAGTTAGCTTCGTAGAAGAAGTAAAAGGTCAAATTCCAGCAGCTTCAGCTGTTGATGCAGTTGTTTGCTCTCCAGCTCTATTCTTAGAGCGTTTAGTAGCAGCGACGCAAGGAACTGACTTAAAAGTAGGTGCACAAAACATGCACTTCGAAAAAAATGGTGCATTCACTGGTGAGATTAGCCCAGTAGCACTTAGCGACTTAAAAGTGAGCTACGTAGTACTTGGTCACTCTGAACGTCGTGAAATGTTTGCTGAAACAGATGAAACAGTAAATAAAAAAACACTTGCAGCATTTGAACATGGTTTAACACCAATCGTTTGCTGTGGTGAAACTTTAGAAGAACGTGAAAGCGGAAAAACATTTGATCTAGTAGCAGGCCAAGTGACAAAAGCACTTGCAGGCTTAACAGAAGAACAAGTGAAAGCTACTGTTATCGCATATGAGCCAATTTGGGCAATCGGTACAGGAAAATCTTCTTCTGCAGAAGATGCAAACGAAGTATGTGCACACATCCGTAAAGTTGTTGCAGAAGCTGTTTCTCCAGCAGCTGCAGAAGCTGTTCGTATTCAATACGGCGGTAGCGTAAAACCAGGAAACATTAAAGAATACATGGCACAACCTGACATCGACGGCGCTTTAGTTGGCGGTGCAAGTTTAGAGCCAGCTTCCTTCTTAGGTCTTTTGGAGGCGGTAAAATGA
- a CDS encoding glutaredoxin family protein yields MKIILYTKTDCGLCVKAKQVLNEVQKVYSFHLEEIDIYDNEELLEKYQMMIPVIEIDGEQVGYGIIHRDVIINYINKSVKS; encoded by the coding sequence ATGAAGATTATTTTATATACGAAAACAGACTGTGGTCTTTGTGTAAAGGCAAAACAAGTTTTGAATGAAGTGCAAAAGGTGTATTCTTTTCATCTTGAGGAAATAGATATATATGACAACGAGGAGCTTTTAGAGAAGTATCAAATGATGATTCCAGTTATAGAAATTGATGGAGAACAGGTAGGATATGGTATTATTCACAGAGATGTCATAATAAACTATATAAACAAGTCAGTTAAGAGTTGA